In Desulfovibrio inopinatus DSM 10711, the following are encoded in one genomic region:
- a CDS encoding DUF3859 domain-containing protein codes for MYVRLVSLALATMLLCSCSALSFIGLGDDEPESKQLQMVDFGIYEDQSLKIETTSVPMALGKTFGFRFKLVNPDAATMKVVISTVSPGMINPEKTDVEFKNEIEADIRVGEIYGCTFTFERKWELVDGEWTLEVRTENGESISKKFQVYNPQQ; via the coding sequence ATGTATGTACGACTTGTCAGCCTGGCTCTGGCCACCATGTTGCTGTGTTCCTGTTCAGCGTTGAGTTTTATCGGCCTTGGCGATGACGAACCTGAGTCCAAGCAGCTGCAAATGGTGGATTTCGGTATCTACGAAGACCAGTCTCTCAAGATCGAAACGACATCAGTTCCTATGGCGCTTGGAAAAACGTTTGGTTTTCGTTTCAAACTGGTCAATCCAGACGCAGCAACCATGAAAGTTGTGATTTCCACAGTCTCTCCCGGCATGATTAATCCGGAAAAAACCGATGTGGAATTCAAAAATGAAATTGAAGCCGATATTCGGGTCGGTGAAATCTATGGTTGTACGTTCACCTTCGAACGAAAATGGGAACTGGTCGACGGAGAATGGACTCTCGAAGTGCGCACGGAGAATGGGGAATCCATCAGCAAAAAATTTCAAGTCTATAATCCTCAACAATAG
- a CDS encoding D-2-hydroxyacid dehydrogenase, with translation MNAHPHIVVLDGYTLNPGDNSWDDVAALGQFTVFDRTADQDILDRAGEADIILTNKTPLTRQTIEALPRLRMIAVLATGYDVVDIVAAKERGIVVCNVPVYSTDSVAQFVMACILDHVRRIDVHDAACKSGDWTKNADFSFWLTNQIELTGKTLGIVGFGRIGAKTAELGHGLGMNILAYAPRPKPAPAYTGFAFAETIDALFETADIISLHCPLTADNKGFVDARLLDRMKKEALFINTARGALVNEEDLAAALSAGTISGAYLDVLGVEPPPASHPLLHAPRCRVTPHVAWATLAARQRLMATTAQNIKAFLAGTPQNQIV, from the coding sequence ATGAATGCACATCCTCATATCGTTGTATTAGACGGGTATACATTGAATCCTGGTGACAACTCGTGGGATGACGTTGCCGCTTTGGGACAATTTACCGTCTTTGACCGGACCGCGGATCAGGATATTCTCGACCGAGCCGGTGAAGCCGACATTATCCTGACAAATAAAACCCCCTTGACCCGACAGACCATCGAAGCGTTACCCCGTTTGCGGATGATTGCGGTACTTGCCACCGGGTATGACGTGGTGGATATCGTCGCCGCCAAGGAACGTGGGATTGTTGTCTGCAATGTGCCGGTGTACAGCACGGATTCCGTCGCACAATTCGTTATGGCGTGTATTTTAGACCATGTGCGTCGCATCGATGTTCATGACGCGGCTTGTAAGTCTGGTGACTGGACAAAAAACGCTGACTTTTCCTTTTGGTTGACGAATCAGATCGAACTGACCGGCAAGACCCTCGGAATTGTCGGATTTGGCCGTATCGGTGCCAAAACGGCCGAGCTTGGACATGGTCTCGGTATGAATATTCTGGCATATGCGCCTCGCCCCAAACCGGCTCCCGCGTACACAGGATTTGCATTTGCCGAGACGATTGATGCGTTGTTTGAAACGGCAGACATTATCAGTCTGCACTGTCCTCTGACAGCGGATAACAAAGGGTTTGTCGATGCCCGATTGCTTGACCGCATGAAGAAAGAGGCGCTTTTCATCAACACGGCTCGCGGCGCTTTGGTAAATGAAGAAGATTTGGCTGCGGCTTTGTCTGCAGGGACAATCAGCGGGGCATACCTTGATGTGCTGGGCGTGGAACCGCCCCCGGCATCACATCCCCTGCTGCATGCTCCGCGATGCCGCGTGACTCCACATGTGGCGTGGGCGACTTTGGCCGCCAGACAACGGCTTATGGCTACAACCGCCCAGAATATCAAAGCGTTTTTGGCTGGTACGCCGCAGAATCAGATCGTATAG